Genomic window (Acomys russatus chromosome 2, mAcoRus1.1, whole genome shotgun sequence):
AGCTTATGTGAGATCAACAGCACCGGGTGAATTTCTGGCACTGCTTATAGATACCAAGTGACTGCCTGGTCACTCATGAGATAAATCAGATTACACAGAGCTCTCTCTCACCTACAACTGAAGCCTCTGAAGGACAGCAGTGCACAACCTCCCAATGGTAAGGAATTAGGAGATCCTGGCCAAATGACACAAGTGATTACACAGAAACCTAACCTTGGAGTCCCACAGGATCCTGTTTTTAACACCATGGGAGCCAGTAAGATGTTAAAACACACTCTTCTTGTGCCTTTTAGTAGACCACAGTGCCAGGTAaaccagtgttttgtttgttgctttgggGAGTTATTTTCCTTAGGGATCCAGCAATAATACAGTAATGACAAGGCTCAAAAACTGCTGAGCATAGCCCGGGGGCTTCTGACTTAAGGGAAAGTCCTGCACGTGGAACTGTAACACTGTGGACACTACAGGGCAACTAGAAGTGGCATCAGGGCCTCACCACTATGGAGTGTCCACTGAGGCCACACACcggcccaggagtggcaccaagCTGCAGGGACAGCCAGCCCCACTCAGCTTCTCCTTGAAACACAATTGCAGCTGCATTCTGCACCACTGGAAACTGCAAAGTAATATTAAAGCCATCGGTCtatgtgtggctctgtgtgcttCCTAAGAATCTTGTGATAGGGATTTGTGTCCGAAGGCCAAAAGGCTGGATGGCTACCATGACGAATGACCTCACTAAGAAAAGTGCCTTGTGTTCCAGGTGCTGACAGGAAGCCTGCAACTCATCTGGACCCCTAAGAACActtagaagcagagagagggaatgCTGGGTAATGCAGGGCTGCTAGGGGGACAAAGAAATGAAGTCAGTGACGATAGGGCCACCTCCTTATGCACAGCTTTGCAGGAAGGGCTGTTAGTGGGCTAGGAGCGGCATGTTCTGTGAAGGGACAGAGTGTAAACACTGTAGACGCTTTAGGCCACTTGGTCTCTACCAACTCGCAGTGTCATGATCACACATAAAGGACAGCTTAAGCTGATTCAGTAAATTCTTCAAAGCAGAGGGTGGTCAGGGCCCAGATTACACATCGCCTCAGGCAGTtagagaggaggctgaggcaggggaagatGGCCGCTACCCTTGTGAAGAGTCCACACCCAGGGCCCAACTATCCTATTTTTGTTGCCAGGATAAAAGGGTTTGTGGACAAAGAAAGACAAGACTATTACTCTGCTGCGCAGCAGAGAAGACAAGGTTCAGCCCCAAGTTCCATCCCTCACCATCTTCAGGATCTCACATGGGTCACTCTTCTCCAGGCTCCAGCACCTTCTGAATCAAAATGGGTAAATTAGGTAGCTGACACTGGACTCCCTGTCCCCTTTGCCTGTGGCCACTTGCTGTGGTGGTAGTGACCAACATGGATGCTCCCAATTTGTATCTGTACATGGCCACTTACGCCTCTACTGTGACGCTCAGGGGATGCAGAAGATGCCACTTGGCCTCCCTAGCCCCTGCTCCAGGCTCCCAGGGCATCATGCACGCTGCTCCTGTGGGATGCGTGGCCTCTGGGCTGTACACTCACACTCTTCTTTAAAACTGCCCTGGGTGGGGCCTGAAGCCTGCTCGCCCCCTTTGTCTTGACACATGACACAGCAGGCTGTGAATCCTTGTCCATGGCAGGCAGAACACGTCAGAACAAGCTGGCGGCATTGCGGAGTAGAACAGAGTTTATACTGGTCCCACGGGGCTCCACAGTATGAACATTCTAGGGAAGAAAAGGACTTATtaagtctctctcctctcccttgtctctacacagacagacagacagactctctctctctctctctctcacacacacacacacacacacacacacacacacacacacacacacacacacacacacacacgaggcatgTACTTTTCCAATTCCTTAAACAACCCTTAGTTCACTAGAATCTAATATATTCTTCTGGTCCAAGGGAACATTtccaagtcaggcatggtggcaccaaCTATAACCTTAACACTTGGGagaggctaagacaggaagattgcaagttcaaggccagccttggctacatgctgagacagtgagaccctgtcttaaaaatagaaacaataagattaaaagaaaatactgttccTGTCTTCTAAGAAAGAAACATGCCCTTTACTGCAGGGAGTGGACTATGGAGAGGCTGCTTCTGGGAACTATGTTCTGACTGACCTTCACTGAGCCACTGTCTTCTTTCCATGCAGAATACTGGTATatctctttctcctgagtgcttcTGGAACCAGCTCATTACCCATTGTTACATGGTCCCTCTCCGAGACAATCTCCCTTCCCAGGAGGATGACATACCTGAATACAGGCAATCCCACATTACATCCAATTTATATAATGTACAACTTCCCATGCCAGGCCACCACCAGAAGCCACTGCCAGGACACCTGACCAGCCTGCATTTCCTAGCCAACTTCCAATCACCTTGGAAAACACCAGAATCCCTTGCTTGGCTATGCTATGCTACCTCTGAGCCTCACCTCACGATCACATGCAGGCACTCATGCCCTGCAATTATTTGCACTATAAAAATCCTAATTTGTTTTCtacttataatttatattataccTTGCTACAAAATAGATCTGAAGTTTTAAATAAGACAAATACTAGACCATCTTGataaaaagaaaggcaggcaggaaagGTGACTCAGTGGAGAAAGGCAATTGCTGCCAAGaatggtgacctgagtttgatggaAGCAGAGAAACAACTTCTGTACGTTAGCCTATCACCTCCACATGTATGTTGTAGAATGTACATGAACACATACGTagataagtaattttttttaaaacaaagatcaGAAAAGATGAGCAGATCTTCCTAAGAGGTCTGTATTCATAAGGTTCTAAAAACTGTAGCTGCCATTATGGTTGTCTACCTAGGACTTTTTATTCAGCTACTACTGAACTATAGTATCCAGGGTACTTCATCTTCTGggttctgtctctccttttcctgtctATCCAGCAAGACCCTTCAGTGAGGCAGGCAAACTATCAGCTGGCTGCACCAGCCACCCGCATGGCCCTGCCCCAGCTCTTCAGTCTCTGACCGCATTTGTCATGTCACCAATCACCAGGACTGATTCGGCTGATCTGGCTGTCTAAGCAGGTGTCCCTTTCCACCCTCATGGCTCCATGTGTGTCCCTCCTGAAACTGCAGCTCGACTGATGAGGATGACTTTCCCCATATAAAAGAGGACCAGTTTTGGTTCAGAGTATACTAGCAGCTGCTGGTAATCCAGCAAGgtggctgctttggcaagggatcacatgtgaggaccttctaggtctatgtgctgtgtgtggtatgCAGGCGCACTCTGGATTACAGTGTGATCTGCCTGTAATGTAGACATGCCCTTACCACACATCCTTTAGCCCAAACAATGAAAGTGAGAtgagtttatagaaggaagcagcaatgtttgaaagtgacatgtTTCaaagcagacaaagtgatgaatcagagaaagacctgacagaatgagtcagagacaggacacacccaactctcacaagaacagcacaggaaagagagccTACTTAGGAGCTGTGCAGGGAGAGCTGTAGTAGTGGAGGATGAGGAGATGTGTGGCAGTTTTACAGGGAAATTTTTCAGAGACAGGTTGtagagagaatgagaaggaactaGATTAGAACACATGgtcagagttagtttgaggccaaggagAACAATTCAGTACGAATTCTAGAGACGCCagattgagtcagtcagcttggagaggagcttGGGCCAGAACAGCTCAGTTGAACCAGCTAGGAAGTGTTCAGAGGTGCTAGAAAGGATGAGTTTACTCAGCAGAAaagctgaaacattctaggcctaggtcagaggctggaagctgaagctttCAAGATTTGAGTTTGCAGAAGATTAGACTGTACGGAGGCTCGGAGCTTCCAGCCTAGGCCAAGGGATAgctagaacaaaaagagaaatcctctaggctcagcccaagccatgtatgtGTACAGCTTGGGTCAgctctcatctgaggaaataaaaacatttacaagcaGCTGCTGTGCTTTCCTGTTTAGACCTCAGGTGCACATGTGCTCACCTCTGCTGACTCTTGCCATGGATATTTGCTGCCTGACAATAACTATAGACTTGTCTAtggaaacaattttaaatgaataaaaccaaaagcacagTGTTCCAAAGGGAACCAATTATATAGACATACAAAATagcaaaatatcttttaaagtgtTTGCTATAGCAGGAGATAGGTCATATGCTAACACATTAAATACAAGAGTTAGGGGGAGGGGCAACCATGCCCTGTGTGAGACTGGGATGAGCATGATGGCATCTGAGCTACCTATAGAATAGCAGTGGATATGGCAGAACTGGGAATTCTACTAGAGATAGAGGTCTAGAACATCTGGCACAACTGGTCCACTGACTGTCTGCATTCATGATTGATGGAgaagtttcatttttgttatgtTACTGAAAATGAAGATTTACCTATTTTCTCACTCAAATTCTCAGAACACCTGAATTCTATATACTAACTCTAGACTAAGGCCCCGATTTAGCCCGTCTTTCCACCTCTAGGTAGGAAGGCCGGTGGGGTTATGACCATTTTAAAGGACTTGTCCACCAGTATATGGCATGGCCAGCACCACCTGACACCTGCTTCATTCCTGCATTTCCAACTGCTGAGAAACAAAATGGTAGCACAGCAACCTTCACTTCTCCACGCCTTGCTCAGGTGTCCTGACAGTTCCCTGGACAGGGGATCTAGAATGGTCGATGATTCTGATGTGCAATAATGTGGACTCTGGACCTGGGCTGACCTACCTGATACCACAGAACTGTTGTAGGCCAGGGCAAACCGCTCATCAAAAACAAACAGCTTCCCTTTGTAAAAACCATCAGGAAACTCTTCCAGGTACTTGTGGATGCCTCCCTTGAGCTGAAACACTTCCTTACACACTCCCTGGGGGTGGGAAAAATCAACATGTAGAAAGAAACAGAGATTGAGATGTAGTCCCATGGTGATGAGCCAAAGTGGAGCGTCCACCGCCTGTGCCCATCAGCCAGCGGCTCCCAAAGGCCCCTGCAGGGTGTGGAAAATGCTGACCAAAGGGTCAAGGAACCACCTGCCAGCCCTTGCCTGCTGCAGGCTGGGTGATGACAGTGAGCAGGCTTCACCCTCTAAGGCCCTGAGAAGCCTAACTATTTTTGCTACCCCCTAAATATAGGAAGGCATGTGCCGGGACATGTAAGCTACCGAGTCTGCTCTCCTCAAGATCAAGCACAAGGATTAGGAAAGGGGGCTGCTCAGCTAAGCTTGCTCCTTTGTGCTTGATGAGTCTTCAAGATTGCTAAGTGCTGGAGACTTAAGAAGCTCAGGCTTTAGGCTTACAAACCCCATGGTGGAGCTGTACCAGGGAAAAAGAAATCCCTCAGCAGGCTAGGGGTGAGCAGGGGTGAGGGGGCGGGAGTGagggctggtggtggtggagcgGTCTTCACTGTGTGCTGGGCCTGCGGTGGCTCACCTTGGCTCTGAGGTAGGCAGAAGCCCGCTCGCAGCGGATGCCCCCAGTGCAGTACAtcagcaccctcttctgcctGAAGAGGTCAAGGTTTCTGTCAACGTAGCTAGGGAAGTAACTGAATTTCCTGATGTCTGGTGCTAAGCAGCCCTGGAATCGTCCCTACAACATagggacagaaggaaaggaataGAAAATGTACCTGTTGGGAGCCCAGCCTTTTCTGGATAACAACCCCCACCTTGGCAAAGAGATTGCTACCTGAGGTTCACATCCCATTCTCACCCTTAGACCTCAAGAGCTGGGGATGTGGGCTCCCTTTCTTAGAATCCTTCAGTGGTGTGGTCGAGGTTATGGTGGCAGCTTTCACAGGCCAAGGGTAGGTTCATGGAAAGCAAAATCCTTTTATGTGCTAACGTGTctttagcttttgttttcctaAGCTTTCCCAACAGACCTGAGTTCAGGACTTAGGTTTTGCCTGTGCTGCTGGTACCAGAAGGAAACTGATGTGGTTAAAGGCTCACACGGGAAATGCACTGTGCTGTGTAAGGCCCGCCCACCATTCCATGCCGCTCAGTTCTTGCTCTTACTTACTATTTTGCTTTCATAGAAGTTTCTGCAGTCCAGTAGGATGGTGTCACCTTGTTCCTGACTTGCCTGTGATAAaagcttttctatttctttatggaATTCACCAGGGGATAAATGAGTTCCTAAAACAAAGCCAGACCATTACATTAAGACAAAATGCAAAGTGGAAATGTCATCACCGCTGTGCTAGCCTGACTGACATGCTGGCTCGCTCCCTGCCATCAAGCCCTCTTCTCACAATTACAGCAGACAGGAATGACAGCACCGATGACCAGGGTAAGGTATCTCCGCATCCCAGGCATTGCTGTCTTCTTACTCTATCTGAGACCAGAGTCCTAGCAGTTCAGAAAGCAGCGATTTTTCTTAAAGCAGATACTTGAGGATTTACTTGGAGTACGAGTCCAAGGTGTGCCATATGGTCCACATGAGTCAGGAAATGGACAGTGCCCTACTGTCAGTGTGCACAAAGGAGCTTCAGGGTGTCCAGGGTTCACCACAGCCTCCAGAGCATCAAGTAAGAAAGTTGAGCACAAACTGAAAGATAAGACCCAAGTAGTCTGAGCATACGCGTGCTTGCTACACGAGTAAAAGAAGATGCATCTAAATCTGTGGGcatggaggagagaaaagggtagGCAGGGCAACAATGCaagcaaacatgaaaaaaaaggtcagagaaaaaaatctatctgactggaaagaaaacagatggaGATGAGCAGTCGAGTGCAGGAGGGCTGAGAGAAAGGGCTCTAGCCTGAAGGGCCTTTGCTCTTGACTTTCAGACATCTTACTGTGAAGAACTTGGAGGGAGCCTGGCACTATGGGGTAATTACACATCAGGGTGGGGCCTCTCTGGTGACACAGTTATCCACCAATCATGACAGAGCTTTACGACACCACAGGAGCTCACTGTGCTGGGCATGAACCCTAAATACCACTCAACAGTTCTCCAAACATGGAGAGAAAAGGGATCCCTGAGCACAGTCTAGGTTCCCAACTCTGATGTTATTCAGGCCAGTGTCACATAATGACATGGGTCCCAAAACAGTGGCGCTCAGAACTATGACGAGAAGCATGGGTGCTCTCTTTGCCTTCTCCCTGCAGGGACCTCAGGGAGCCAAGCGTGTTCTTTGCGCTGTGTTACTGCTGCACTCTTCTTGCAGGCCGTCCTCCCCACAGCTCCCAAGCAGTGTCCTGACACACCAAGGATGGCTGCTGTCATACGGCCTCCTGCTAAATGGGGACACCAAGCAGACACAGGCCTGCCTGGCTCCTATCTCTTCATGCATGAGCGTATTTCTAAGTTGCTTGTATCTTACCCCTTTCCCTCCAGCTTAACTCCTGGCCTTGTTTTTGATATCTACCAATGAAAAATGAATGCCTTGGAGGCAGACATCGTCTCATTCCTTGAGAGAAGACTGTATGACCTAggaagctgccatgtgagtggaGGCAAAGAAAGGGACCGAACCTGACGTGATCAAGGCTCTGGCCCAGAGCTGCCTAGCACAGATGTTGCTAGTCACCTGCGACTGACAACTGTCTGAATGTGAGTGAGCAGAGGACTACTGGAGTGTAACTAGCACTGTGCCAAGACTAAGGAACTCTATAGACAAATGATTGAGTGCCTTCAAAACTACTCGGCATAGCCAgcaaggatggctcagcaggaaaagcaaTATGGCCCCCAAGCCTCATGATCCGagcttggtccccagaaccccaTGTTGGAGGGAGAGCTGGGCCTCACGAGTtatcctgacttccacatgctcgCTGCAGTTCACAAGCCCTGTCCCCCAAGACTTATGAATAAGTGAGGAAGTGTACATTTTGAAACCTCACCTGTAGTTGAGAGGTGAAACTCCAAGAGCTATAGTCACCTGAGGATCGCCCTCCAGATTCTGAGAAACTCTACAAGCAAATCACTGAAGTCCTTGAAAGCCAGTTTGCAGTAGAGGAGGGTGCTGACTGTACAAGcgcagacacttttttttttccttgttaaagGGATCTTATTTAAATctagttttttatttgtgtggaggtcagagacaagcTCAGGTATCAATGCTCACCCTGCATCTTGCTTGCAAGGGACTCCTGTTTGCTCGTTGGCCTGTGAGCCTCtgcagcctcctgtctctgctgcctgtcTCACAGCAGagcactgggactgcaggtgttCACTACCATGTCCAGTTTTACATGGGCTCTGTGGAATGGAACTCAGGTGCCACACTTGAGTGACAGGTGCTTTACCCATCTTCCCAGACCCTCTTATTTAATCTTAATGGAAACTTAAGAAATCATTACACAACTTGGAATTCACTGACAAGATACTTATTAAGTAATCATTGCTAAATTGTGTAGACATGGTGACAGTTGAATGTAGCTGCCATGAATGTGGAGTTGCCGAGGCTATGTAGCAAGCATGTGGAAGCTCACTCTGTTAGTCTCTGTACACTAGTTAATGTTTGCAAATTTTCAtgggaaaaagtaaaataaaaccaggACGCCCCACCAAACAAATGTCTCTCAGTTATCTATAGTAACCACAGAGCAGCAGGGATTCAATGTTCTAGAACACTGCTTTGGTTTTGAAAGCTATTTGCTTGCTGCGGCAGAAGCCCATGATAGTTCATGATCCTGCTGATGAACTATTTGCAAGTAATAACCACACTGCTTTCAAAATGCTCTctctagaaagagaaaacaacttCTTCCCACACCATCACTAAGAAAAATATGCTAGCTgccatggtggggcacacctgtaaccccagcactcgggaggcagagcaggtagatctctgtgaatccgaggccagtctgatctacaaagcgagtccagaacagccaaggctacacagagaaaccctgtctcaaaattgcTATGGGTCTAAAGGTGAGCTTTTAGTTACTACAAGCACCACGGAAGCCAGGCTACGTGCTGGATGGTTGAAGAGTTAGCATCCCTATGGCTATTTTAAAGAGAAGACGCAGTCTAGTTCTGTCTTATTTGTCTATTATGCTTTATCTTTATGTTAAAAAAGCACAATCCTTTAAACATAAACATACCGTGGTTCTTGTAGGAGACCTGACGGGGACTGATCCCCATAGGCACGATCTCTTCAAACACACCGACTCGTAGTTCCGGGAAGCAGTGCGCCCCTCCTTTGCTGCTCTAGCCAAGGAGAAACAAGACAGAGTTTACTTGTCCCACTGCCATGTTAAGACAAGTGCTCTGTTTTATAGTGTGACAGCTAAACTTTTAAACCTCAAATTAGAGGGACAAAAGGTACTTTCAATGGAGATAAAGTTATGGTCTAGAATGTTCCAGATAACTCAACATGCTATTAATGTTTGCTGTGCCTCCTCCATATGCAGGAACACTGTGTTTGCATGGCTATGTGCATGTAACTTGGCACCACTGAGAGATTCACATACGATTACATGCCAGCTTTTGTTCGGGAGCAGTGACTGCCAGCGTTTCACTGTGGCCGGCATGAGAATTGCCGGGTGTTCCCACCAGCTTACCACTTACTGGGACAAAGCATGTAGTACTCAGACACAGCACTTCAGCTGAAATAACCACAGCTTTATTCTCGGGTGGTGTCAACTTTAATTTCAAGCTTATTAAACCATATTCTACCACAGAGATCTGGGAAACAGCCTCACCAGTTAAAACATCCAGTTTTTAGATACAAGCTTGTTTAAGTGAAATGTCCTTATAGCAAGAGAGACTAGGGTCTAGGAACGGTACTGACATGCAAGTGACACGGTCACTTTGGAAACAGTGACAACAAGTACGTTTGTTTTAACGGccctggcttggaactcaaagGGAACGGGATTTGTCTGGCTCTGCATGCGCTTTTCAATGTCCCACAGAAGCAGACTGCTCAAgcttttgttcattttccatTCTCTTACCTTAAAATCGTCCTCACACAGGAAATCCTTAAACAATGGGCAAGAAAGCATGCCTTCCATGTAGAGTCTGGTGGCCACTTTGCTTCCTCCGACAGTCCCATTGATTCCTTCTGTAGCAATCCGTATCTGAGACATaagacaaggaggagaggagtgCCGTCTTAGCTTGGTGTCCTTCCAAGATAAACTAAAGGTCCCTTTCCTGTCAATGAACATAACAGGAAAAGCAGAGGCCCTGCTGTGGCCACCGTAGTATTACAAGACAGAGCACGTATGTCCCTCAGAAGCAGCATGGGCCACTGTCCAGCTGAGGAATTCTGTCCATCTGTGCCAAACAAGCTCTGGAAAGCCCGTTTGCTCCAGAGCTCCAGCGGCCCTGTAGTCAAAGGGGATCCTGAGATGAGTCTACACCTAGGCTATAGATAGAAGCTTCCAGAGGCTCAGGGAAGAAAATGAGCTCCACTTCCTCACAGGCAGCCCAAGAAGCTTACATAGCTACAACAATGCCAATggtggattaaaaataaaaataaaaaagcccacTGAAGAGACTTTACCCGAGTCCTGAAAAGGGAATTTACCTGACAGTGGGAATGCGCATGTTACTTCTTCATGGAGGCTGAGAGAAAGCCACCATCCCAAACCATGGGCTGGAACTCAAACTGTACTTTGCTCACTGAAGTACCCCATGTCTGCATTAATGCCTGCCACTTGGTCACTCATGTGTAAGTGAATATGTACCCACATCTGAGGCTCTCTGGTTCCTCTAATCCGAAACTGTTTTTGAAATGCTGTACTAGGGGTGGACCATGAGAGCCTGGGCTAGGCTTGCACAGTTGGGTGTCCTGATGAGAGTAAAATCCTATAGGTGAGCTTTAAGATGGAGCAGCTTTATAAGGAGCCACCCCAAGAGCAAGGTGCTAGAAAATGCCAGCTGAGGAAGTACACAGCTTCCCAAGAGAAGTGATTCAATTCAAGGGCCTGAATTGTTACCACACATGAATGCAGAAAAATTTGAAAGCTGTATGTGGCTGTTCATTTTCAGTGTCCAGAGAGGATATTAAGTTGTTTCATTTTATCCAACTCTTTAGGGCATAACTAAACAACAGGATTCATCCTACAAGCCAAGCCAACTGACTAGTAGCAGCTACCCAGAGATTAAGTATCCCAGCTACCAGTGACTTCTTGAGAAAGAGGGCTGCAGCATGTGGAGATGGGGGTATCAACAGGACTGGGgctgcagtggtggtgcatgcctttaatcctagcacttggaaggcagaggcaggccaaggcagaggcagagttgaaggtcagactggtctactgagtgagttccaggacagccagggctatacagagaaaccctgtcctgtaAAACCAATTAAGTTAAATAGAGGCTGCAGCCCAGGAGGGCCTGCTCTGGGTGTGAGACGGGAAGCGGTGAGCACAGGGCACCTGTTCTATAGGCCACCGCACCTATCACCCAAAGGAGACTATGGAAAGAATAGCTTGGGAGCAGCACAGTCAGGAAATCCATCTGACTGGCTAGATGGTGAATGTGCATTTTCATGTGACTATAGTCAGGCAAGTTCTTTACTGTTTCATTTTGATCTCAGAAGCCAAATACATGCCATGCACATCTACGTCCTACAGAGGCGTCTCCAAACTCACCAGACTAGCAATATCTAGGTTCTCAACAAACCCTCCAAAGATGCGCTTTGGAGAAAAGGCCTTGTGAGTAGGAAACTGGGACAAGCAATAGCATTGTGGAGCACCTGCTGAGAAACAGagctcttaactgttaagccatctctacagctcacTCTCAAATTTCTTTAGGTCATATGATGTACAGGAAGGAGCATTCGGGTTCCCCCTTTCCTTGCCTAAGAACCAATAATgtcaaatctcagcactcaagtaTCTCACTAAACTCGCCATCTTTGAAACCTGGAAATTTGGATCTGAGCACCAGGAAGATGCTGCCACCTGGTGGACAGAATTGCTCACTGCTAGCGTGCCACAGGCGGGgccaaaagaaaatgcctccttgaccaacctt
Coding sequences:
- the Tstd2 gene encoding thiosulfate sulfurtransferase/rhodanese-like domain-containing protein 2, translated to MFRSLALHSLSCFCLRRRLTERSLPHPANQMPSSNAPDEDGLETYVLKFSDLDLKESNLIHPSNSLKVELDGRTKKKYSFAKKKAFALFVKTKEVPVPSYEFKGNQWRCCQQLFADQTSIHRHVATQHAEDVYQQTASVLKQLTAALSASQSRASTDKESPPKDHLTPSHEVSAWLPDISHFSPNELSGQGDKEGEVLLYYCYCDLEDPHWICAWQTALCHHLHLTGKIRIATEGINGTVGGSKVATRLYMEGMLSCPLFKDFLCEDDFKSSKGGAHCFPELRVGVFEEIVPMGISPRQVSYKNHGTHLSPGEFHKEIEKLLSQASQEQGDTILLDCRNFYESKIGRFQGCLAPDIRKFSYFPSYVDRNLDLFRQKRVLMYCTGGIRCERASAYLRAKGVCKEVFQLKGGIHKYLEEFPDGFYKGKLFVFDERFALAYNSSVVSECSYCGAPWDQYKLCSTPQCRQLVLTCSACHGQGFTACCVMCQDKGGEQASGPTQGSFKEECECTAQRPRIPQEQRA